One segment of Sander vitreus isolate 19-12246 chromosome 20, sanVit1, whole genome shotgun sequence DNA contains the following:
- the fabp7a gene encoding fatty acid binding protein 7, brain, a gives MVDAFCATWKLVDSQNFDEYMKALGVGFATRQVGNVTKPTVEISQDGDKVVIKTLSTFRNTEISSKLGEEFDETTADDRHVKSTFTMEGDKLVQVQKWDGKETKFVREIKDGKLVATLTFEGVEAVRTYEKA, from the exons ATGGTTGATGCTTTCTGTGCTACATGGAAACTGGTCGACAGTCAGAACTTTGATGAATACATGAAGGCACTTG gtGTTGGTTTTGCCACAAGACAAGTGGGCAATGTCACCAAACCGACAGTAGAGATCAGCCAGGATGGGGACAAAGTGGTGATAAAAACCCTGAGCACCTTCAGAAACACTGAGATCTCTTCCAAACTTGGAGAGGAGTTTGATGAGACCACAGCTGATGACCGGCATGTCAAA TCTACCTTCACCATGGAAGGAGATAAACTTGTGCAAGTGCAGAAGTGGGACGGCAAGGAGACCAAATTTGTCAGAGAAATCAAGGATGGGAAGCTGGTGGCG ACTTTGACTTTTGAGGGAGTCGAGGCAGTCCGCACATATGAGAAAGCCTAA